A window of Mercenaria mercenaria strain notata chromosome 16, MADL_Memer_1, whole genome shotgun sequence contains these coding sequences:
- the LOC123540685 gene encoding uncharacterized protein LOC123540685 isoform X1, which translates to MDHRAQLENKKYRNWVRAGLGIKYVKDGLEPFCDHLVNQQHVDILDKVKQKHNLSAVACGLCDVHTLQPDHVQSKNRQCPLGQIHCNCLHPRGKTSCPNNVCGAIYDEIIWRHASTPPAPYWRNTDAHQWCTEPWAVAKCFINAPGYEHKTRATEFDCSGLLHLLIDNIEFHHHIHCIIDGNDAFSRVLQHRNAIFHCNNMEIEDTDIANYIDDMIELLQDYKEMKDRQESKNAVKKLLELKQEKFVITTTDEMEVRRNAMDAIEEKEKNLEQRIVDAATEIGESEKQIKVIGSTIKHELAQKRVEMKDDLRKTEIDSIGRLEKKEKEIKEVLRMKEIESAKKMDQKERESKDNLRKIEVDLKQKLEQKELQIKKNLRVTEVNSKEGLKHEEIEIKKNLRVVELESKGRLDQKGKEIEKHLERKGEDILYQLKRKQSAQIQIEGRRSDDISKATADDLMKSSPRERALQSNYERMRAGNSYLYSTFKKHFISLYYLYY; encoded by the exons ATGGACCACAGGGCGCAGCTTGAGAACAAGAAATACAGGAACTGGGTGAGAGCCGGACTTGgcattaaatatgtaaaagacGGCTTGGAACCATTCTGTGATCATCTTGTTAACCAGCAGCATGTTGATATCTTAGATAAAGTTAAACAGAAACACAATCTTTCGGCAGTAGCCTGTGGACTCTGCGATGTACACACACTCCAGCCAGATCATGTTCAAAGCAAAAATAGACAGTGTCCGCTCGGTCAAATTCATTGTAACTGTCTACACCCACGCGGGAAAACGTCTTGTCCCAACAACGTATGTGGTGCTATATACGACGAAATTATTTGGCGACACGCATCCACTCCTCCTGCCCCATACTGGAGAAACACAGACGCTCATCAGTGGTGTACTGAACCTTGGGCTGttgcaaaatgtttcataaatgctCCAGGATATGAACACAAGACAAGAGCAACTGAGTTTGACTGTTCCGGTTTGTTGCATCTGTTGATTGATAACATAGAGTTTCATCACCATATCCATTGTATAATTGATGGTAATGATGCTTTCTCAAGG GTACTTCAACACAGAAACGCCATATTTCATTGTAACAATATGGAAATAGAGGACACAGACATTGCAAATTATATAGATGATATGATAGAACTGCTGCAagattataaagaaatgaaagATAGACAGGAATCTAAAAATGCGGTCAAGAAATTGCTTGAG CTAAAGCAGGAAAAGTTTGTAATAACAACTACAGATGAAATGGAAGTCCGTCGTAATGCAATGGATGCAATCGAAGAGAAGGAAAAGAATCTTGAACAGAGAATAGTTGACGCTGCGACTGAAATTGGCGAAAGTGAAAAACAGATAAAGGTGATAGGTTCAACTATAAAACACGAACTCGCGCAGAAAAGGGTTGAAATGAAAGATGATTTGAGAAAGACCGAAATCGACTCAATAGGAAGACTCGAGAAGAAAGAGAAAGAAATCAAGGAAGTGCTTAGGATGAAAGAAATTGAATCTGCAAAGAAGATGGATCAAAAAGAGAGAGAAAGCAAAGATAATTTGAGAAAGATAGAAGttgatttaaaacagaaattggAACAGAAAGAGTTGCAAATCAAAAAGAATTTGAGAGTGACAGAAGTTAACTCAAAAGAGGGACTTAAGCATGAAGAGAtagaaattaaaaagaatttaagAGTGGTAGAATTGGAATCAAAAGGGAGACTAGATCAGAAaggaaaagaaattgaaaagcatttaGAGCGTAAAGGAGAAGATATACTTTATCAGCTGAAAAGAAAACAGTCAGCTCAGATTCAAATCGAAGGCAGGCGTAGTGACGACATTAGTaag GCAACAGCAGACGATTTAATGAAGTCAAGTCCTCGTGAAAGGGCACTGCAGTCTAATTATGAAAGAATGAGAGCAGGTAATTCTTACCTttactcaacatttaaaaaacattttatatcattatattatttgtattattaa
- the LOC123540685 gene encoding reticulocyte-binding protein homolog 2a-like isoform X2, whose translation MDHRAQLENKKYRNWVRAGLGIKYVKDGLEPFCDHLVNQQHVDILDKVKQKHNLSAVACGLCDVHTLQPDHVQSKNRQCPLGQIHCNCLHPRGKTSCPNNVCGAIYDEIIWRHASTPPAPYWRNTDAHQWCTEPWAVAKCFINAPGYEHKTRATEFDCSGLLHLLIDNIEFHHHIHCIIDGNDAFSRVLQHRNAIFHCNNMEIEDTDIANYIDDMIELLQDYKEMKDRQESKNAVKKLLELKQEKFVITTTDEMEVRRNAMDAIEEKEKNLEQRIVDAATEIGESEKQIKVIGSTIKHELAQKRVEMKDDLRKTEIDSIGRLEKKEKEIKEVLRMKEIESAKKMDQKERESKDNLRKIEVDLKQKLEQKELQIKKNLRVTEVNSKEGLKHEEIEIKKNLRVVELESKGRLDQKGKEIEKHLERKGEDILYQLKRKQSAQIQIEGRRSDDISKATADDLMKSSPRERALQSNYERMRAVISLFGI comes from the exons ATGGACCACAGGGCGCAGCTTGAGAACAAGAAATACAGGAACTGGGTGAGAGCCGGACTTGgcattaaatatgtaaaagacGGCTTGGAACCATTCTGTGATCATCTTGTTAACCAGCAGCATGTTGATATCTTAGATAAAGTTAAACAGAAACACAATCTTTCGGCAGTAGCCTGTGGACTCTGCGATGTACACACACTCCAGCCAGATCATGTTCAAAGCAAAAATAGACAGTGTCCGCTCGGTCAAATTCATTGTAACTGTCTACACCCACGCGGGAAAACGTCTTGTCCCAACAACGTATGTGGTGCTATATACGACGAAATTATTTGGCGACACGCATCCACTCCTCCTGCCCCATACTGGAGAAACACAGACGCTCATCAGTGGTGTACTGAACCTTGGGCTGttgcaaaatgtttcataaatgctCCAGGATATGAACACAAGACAAGAGCAACTGAGTTTGACTGTTCCGGTTTGTTGCATCTGTTGATTGATAACATAGAGTTTCATCACCATATCCATTGTATAATTGATGGTAATGATGCTTTCTCAAGG GTACTTCAACACAGAAACGCCATATTTCATTGTAACAATATGGAAATAGAGGACACAGACATTGCAAATTATATAGATGATATGATAGAACTGCTGCAagattataaagaaatgaaagATAGACAGGAATCTAAAAATGCGGTCAAGAAATTGCTTGAG CTAAAGCAGGAAAAGTTTGTAATAACAACTACAGATGAAATGGAAGTCCGTCGTAATGCAATGGATGCAATCGAAGAGAAGGAAAAGAATCTTGAACAGAGAATAGTTGACGCTGCGACTGAAATTGGCGAAAGTGAAAAACAGATAAAGGTGATAGGTTCAACTATAAAACACGAACTCGCGCAGAAAAGGGTTGAAATGAAAGATGATTTGAGAAAGACCGAAATCGACTCAATAGGAAGACTCGAGAAGAAAGAGAAAGAAATCAAGGAAGTGCTTAGGATGAAAGAAATTGAATCTGCAAAGAAGATGGATCAAAAAGAGAGAGAAAGCAAAGATAATTTGAGAAAGATAGAAGttgatttaaaacagaaattggAACAGAAAGAGTTGCAAATCAAAAAGAATTTGAGAGTGACAGAAGTTAACTCAAAAGAGGGACTTAAGCATGAAGAGAtagaaattaaaaagaatttaagAGTGGTAGAATTGGAATCAAAAGGGAGACTAGATCAGAAaggaaaagaaattgaaaagcatttaGAGCGTAAAGGAGAAGATATACTTTATCAGCTGAAAAGAAAACAGTCAGCTCAGATTCAAATCGAAGGCAGGCGTAGTGACGACATTAGTaag GCAACAGCAGACGATTTAATGAAGTCAAGTCCTCGTGAAAGGGCACTGCAGTCTAATTATGAAAGAATGAGAGCAG TTATATCTCTTTTCGGGATATGA
- the LOC123540685 gene encoding uncharacterized protein LOC123540685 isoform X3, which produces MDHRAQLENKKYRNWVRAGLGIKYVKDGLEPFCDHLVNQQHVDILDKVKQKHNLSAVACGLCDVHTLQPDHVQSKNRQCPLGQIHCNCLHPRGKTSCPNNVCGAIYDEIIWRHASTPPAPYWRNTDAHQWCTEPWAVAKCFINAPGYEHKTRATEFDCSGLLHLLIDNIEFHHHIHCIIDGNDAFSRVLQHRNAIFHCNNMEIEDTDIANYIDDMIELLQDYKEMKDRQESKNAVKKLLELKQEKFVITTTDEMEVRRNAMDAIEEKEKNLEQRIVDAATEIGESEKQIKVIGSTIKHELAQKRVEMKDDLRKTEIDSIGRLEKKEKEIKEVLRMKEIESAKKMDQKERESKDNLRKIEVDLKQKLEQKELQIKKNLRVTEVNSKEGLKHEEIEIKKNLRVVELESKGRLDQKGKEIEKHLERKGEDILYQLKRKQSAQIQIEGRRSDDISKGMRDIYSTQIKCRNIFL; this is translated from the exons ATGGACCACAGGGCGCAGCTTGAGAACAAGAAATACAGGAACTGGGTGAGAGCCGGACTTGgcattaaatatgtaaaagacGGCTTGGAACCATTCTGTGATCATCTTGTTAACCAGCAGCATGTTGATATCTTAGATAAAGTTAAACAGAAACACAATCTTTCGGCAGTAGCCTGTGGACTCTGCGATGTACACACACTCCAGCCAGATCATGTTCAAAGCAAAAATAGACAGTGTCCGCTCGGTCAAATTCATTGTAACTGTCTACACCCACGCGGGAAAACGTCTTGTCCCAACAACGTATGTGGTGCTATATACGACGAAATTATTTGGCGACACGCATCCACTCCTCCTGCCCCATACTGGAGAAACACAGACGCTCATCAGTGGTGTACTGAACCTTGGGCTGttgcaaaatgtttcataaatgctCCAGGATATGAACACAAGACAAGAGCAACTGAGTTTGACTGTTCCGGTTTGTTGCATCTGTTGATTGATAACATAGAGTTTCATCACCATATCCATTGTATAATTGATGGTAATGATGCTTTCTCAAGG GTACTTCAACACAGAAACGCCATATTTCATTGTAACAATATGGAAATAGAGGACACAGACATTGCAAATTATATAGATGATATGATAGAACTGCTGCAagattataaagaaatgaaagATAGACAGGAATCTAAAAATGCGGTCAAGAAATTGCTTGAG CTAAAGCAGGAAAAGTTTGTAATAACAACTACAGATGAAATGGAAGTCCGTCGTAATGCAATGGATGCAATCGAAGAGAAGGAAAAGAATCTTGAACAGAGAATAGTTGACGCTGCGACTGAAATTGGCGAAAGTGAAAAACAGATAAAGGTGATAGGTTCAACTATAAAACACGAACTCGCGCAGAAAAGGGTTGAAATGAAAGATGATTTGAGAAAGACCGAAATCGACTCAATAGGAAGACTCGAGAAGAAAGAGAAAGAAATCAAGGAAGTGCTTAGGATGAAAGAAATTGAATCTGCAAAGAAGATGGATCAAAAAGAGAGAGAAAGCAAAGATAATTTGAGAAAGATAGAAGttgatttaaaacagaaattggAACAGAAAGAGTTGCAAATCAAAAAGAATTTGAGAGTGACAGAAGTTAACTCAAAAGAGGGACTTAAGCATGAAGAGAtagaaattaaaaagaatttaagAGTGGTAGAATTGGAATCAAAAGGGAGACTAGATCAGAAaggaaaagaaattgaaaagcatttaGAGCGTAAAGGAGAAGATATACTTTATCAGCTGAAAAGAAAACAGTCAGCTCAGATTCAAATCGAAGGCAGGCGTAGTGACGACATTAGTaag GGGATGCGAGACATTTATTCAACACAAATaaaatgcagaaatatttttttgtaa